The following are encoded in a window of Paramormyrops kingsleyae isolate MSU_618 chromosome 12, PKINGS_0.4, whole genome shotgun sequence genomic DNA:
- the LOC111834189 gene encoding beta-crystallin A1-like — translation MQKSVRPSMMGFGMGTAPFFRMTVFEQEHFQGRWQEFTTECCNIQDCGFDNIRSVRVESGAWVGFEHHDFQGQQFVLERGEYPHWDAYSGNLSYHVERMMSFRPIYCASHQCSRMTIFEKENFMGRSAELCDDYPSLQAMGWCNHEVGSMHVQCGAFVCYQYPGYRGQQYIMECERHCGDYQHWRDWGSHSQTPQIQSIRRIQH, via the exons ATGCAGAAGTCTGTCAGACCCTCCATGATGGGATTCGGAATGGGAACGGCTCCTTTCTTCAGG ATGACCGTGTTTGAGCAGGAACACTTCCAAGGTCGTTGGCAGGAGTTCACCACCGAGTGCTGCAACATCCAGGACTGCGGCTTTGACAACATCCGCTCCGTCAGGGTGGAGAGCGGAGC CTGGGTGGGCTTTGAGCACCATGATTTCCAGGGCCAGCAGTTTGTCCTGGAGAGAGGAGAGTACCCTCACTGGGACGCCTATAGTGGGAATCTGTCCTACCACGTGGAGAGGATGATGTCATTCCGCCCCATCTACTGTGCA TCCCACCAGTGCAGCCGCATGACGATCTTCGAGAAGGAGAACTTCATGGGCCGCAGTGCCGAGCTGTGCGATGACTACCCCTCCCTGCAGGCCATGGGCTGGTGCAACCACGAAGTCGGATCCATGCACGTGCAGTGTGGAGC ATTCGTGTGCTACCAGTACCCGGGCTACAGGGGGCAGCAGTACATCATGGAGTGTGAGCGGCACTGCGGGGACTACCAGCACTGGAGGGACTGGGGCTCCCACAGCCAGACGCCCCAGATCCAGTCCATCCGCAGGATCCAGCACTGA
- the LOC111834188 gene encoding beta-crystallin B1-like, whose translation MSTSGEKSSKTPSQTDGRTAPGKTSDPGMMAYKMCVFDQENFQGKCMEITGECMNVCEGGIDRVRSLRVDCGPFVGYEQMKFCGEMYVLEKGEYPRWDSWSNNYRNDFLMSFRPVRMDPEKHKICLYEVGDFKGRKMEIVDDDVPSLFAYGFTDRVGSIMVSCGTFVGYQYPGYRGSQYLLEKGDYTHFNEYGACHPQMQSIRRIRDMQFHPHGSYVMANQ comes from the exons ATGTCTACTAGCGGAGAGAAGTCCAGCAAGACCCCCTCCCAGACTGATGGGAGGACTGCCCCAGGCAAGACGTCCGATCCCGGCATGATGGCCTACAAG ATGTGTGTTTTCGACCAGGAGAATTTCCAGGGCAAGTGTATGGAGATTACTGGAGAGTGCATGAACGTCTGTGAGGGCGGCATCGACAGAGTGCGCTCCCTGCGCGTTGACTGTGGCCC CTTTGTCGGCTACGAGCAGATGAAATTCTGTGGTGAGATGTACGTCCTAGAGAAGGGGGAGTACCCTCGCTGGGACTCATGGAGCAACAACTACAGGAATGACTTCCTCATGTCCTTCAGGCCTGTCAGAATG GACCCAGAGAAGCACAAGATCTGCCTGTACGAGGTCGGGGACTTCAAAGGGCGCAAGATGGAGATCGTGGATGATGACGTGCCCAGCCTGTTTGCGTACGGCTTCACCGACAGAGTCGGTAGCATCATGGTGAGCTGTGGAAC CTTTGTGGGATACCAGTACCCCGGTTACCGTGGCAGCCAGTACCTGCTGGAGAAGGGTGACTACACTCACTTCAATGAGTACGGCGCCTGCCACCCCCAGATGCAGTCCATCAGACGCATCCGTGACATGCAGTTCCACCCACACGGCTCCTACGTCATGGCCAATCAGTGA
- the LOC111834187 gene encoding uncharacterized protein, with product MFSRKRPPVKEPGSRSPFLVRRKPPKPYRLSQLRIVLLGERGAGKSTAGNVILGREEFECGRETQACVRKRAEKDGRQVSVVDTPGWDGSTLDVPDSLRRELVRSVAMCPSGPHAILLVIPATWSLFTETQRRAAEGCLGLFGERIWSHTLVLFTKGGKIGREALEEKVKGRGVHLQGLLERCGGRCHFLSNRKQWGEDQVTELLERIDEMTVANDGWHFRIDPPPRAEWGPGGSTGEGEGRLRERLGEMEREMEEMRRRCEWKLKEKEEELKRDFEETWRRRERELREEMEKNAEERGLTREKEEVRARKEPPHVIWRERPAEQPLGGAGDQLTPVLKRPGGPKTGECRAGDMGGKFGPSTCSLDRYGGLAAVALGVGVGAVVGLIAGALKGMARGAAAGAVIGGVTGGQVVTFLRMRLGVREERDTSEIGYSL from the exons ATGTTCAGTCGGAAACGGCCGCCAGTAAAAGAACCAGGAAGTCGATCGCCCTTTCTTGTCA GGAGGAAGCCTCCCAAGCCTTACCGGCTGTCCCAGCTGCGAATCGTCCTcctgggggagaggggggccGGCAAGAGCACAGCAGGCAATGTCATCCTGGGCCGAGAGGAGTTTGAGTGCGGGAGAGAGACGCAGGCGTGCGTGCGGAAGCGAGCCGAGAAGGACGGGAGGCAGGTCAGCGTGGTGGACACGCCCGGCTGGGACGGCTCCACACTGGACGTCCCTGACAGCCTTCGTAGAGAGCTGGTGCGCAGCGTGGCGATGTGCCCCTCCGGACCACATGCCATCCTGCTGGTCATCCCGGCCACGTGGAGCCTGTTCACGGAGACGCAGAGAAGGGCCGCCGAGGGCTGTCTGGGGCTCTTCGGGGAGAGGATTTGGAGCCACACCCTCGTGCTCTTCACCAAGGGGGGCAAGATTGGCAGGGAGGCCCTGGAGGAGAAGGtgaaggggaggggggtccaCCTTCAGGGGCTGCTGGAGCGATGCGGGGGccgatgtcacttcctgtcgaACAGGAAGCAATGGGGGGAGGATCAGGTCACAGAGCTGCTGGAGAGGATCGACGAGATGACAGTGGCCAATGACGGCTGGCACTTCAGGATTGACCCTCCTCCCAGAGCAGAGTGGGGTCCAGGGGGGTCCACAGGTGAGGGGGAGGGCAGGCTGAGGGAGAGGCTGGGGGAGATGGAGAGGGAGATGGAGGAGATGAGGCGGAGGTGCGAGTGGAAGCTGAAGGAGAAGGAAGAGGAGCTGAAACGTGACTTTGAAGAGACATGGAGGAGAAGAGAAAGGGAGCTGAGAGAGGAGATGGAGAAAAATGCAGAAGAAAGGGGGCTGACGAGAGAGAAGGAGGAAGTACGGGCCAGAAAGGAGCCCCCCCACG TGATCTGGAGAGAACGCCCAGCAGAGCAGCCACTAGGGGGAGCCGGTGATCAGCTTACCCCAGTGCTGAAGCGGCCGGGAGGCCCCAAGACTGGGGAGTGCCGAGCCGGGGACATGGGGGGGAAATTTGGCCCCTCGACCTGCAGCCTTGACCGCTATGGCGGACTTGCAGCGGTGGCCCTGGGAGTCGGAGTGGGGGCGGTAGTGGGGCTCATCGCCGGGGCCCTGAAGGGCATGGCCAGGGGGGCTGCAGCGGGGGCGGTCATTGGTGGAGTAACTGGGGGTCAGGTGGTGACCTTTCTCAGGATGAGGTTGGGAGTACGGGAAGAGAGGGATACGTCTGAAATAGGTTACAGCCTCTGA
- the LOC140577518 gene encoding uncharacterized protein isoform X1: protein MGESAFLLTFQLHLNMCMDLLLKRTTCEITNLVRSRFARFHGDTSSKEAESRWLSEKLKGLERHSQLPDVDQPVLVDRTEKSLDTDEEGCYLLDFQTRLHSCMNCILKDIAAEITTWVKDNVTHFHGEAAAKDCEMQNVSAEHRLQDKRFGVEVDSGESATNHQPIAYDYGEVESYNNDKGLAQEKAAIEIRQVPEAACFVVAEPSVDYELTVATTAIEVQPHGAEKGEGELEGLDPDHHPYPDSWPAEGAGESSVPPEGGALKAAVPLQQALELGSGQGETGLHSCVQCGRSFGKEWVLRRHMRKHSEGGGAEAAATGHACPNCGRTFKQRKGLVSHLHSHSGQKPYACDVCHLHFTRPESVSKHRRLHSGVRPYGCPRCPRRFFRSDGLKSHMRTHDGGERERERHGVTAAPKLCMCTHCGKAFSSVSQVASHERTHTGERPYECQQCHKRFRHAGALSVHRVTHQRERPHPCPQCPKTFRCSKHLKRHLVTHSDARPFSCDQCPLAFRTAGELKGHKVRHGLQRTHGCPECGKHFKTEYEVKLHRRAHSGERPYRCPDCERAFRRPHHLASHRLTHTGERPYACDVCQRRFIRAREMRSHRRRVHLAAEPSKCDRCQAHFDNLPLLEAHKRSVHGALLESSDPQLDGLSRFPKILPRSVAPGCEPDPGVRPGMVSTDEQQGAKFLSPVVFVLADQGVSFPVLQPGTVLTPLTTVLKLPQAPTPLKMQIEVTPKTQSGKVTRRAALKAQFPVDPPVTCSSAKPLASVLPGASKAKRSSTKAQA, encoded by the exons ATGGGAGAAAGCGCGTTTCTATTGACCTTTCAGTTACATCTAAACATGTGCATGGATTTGCTCCTGAAAAGAACGACTTGTGAGATAACCAACCTGGTGAGAAGCAGGTTCGCTCGGTTTCACGGCGATACCTCCAGTAAAGAAGCCGAGAGCAGATGGCTGTCAGAGAAACTTAAAGGTCTGGAAAGACATTCGCAGTTGCCAGATGTggatcagcctgttctagtggACAGAACGGAGAAATCTTTAGACACTGATGAAGAGGGCTGCTATCTGCTGGATTTCCAAACGCGTTTGCACTCTTGCATGAACTGCATCCTGAAAGATATTGCCGCCGAGATTACTACCTGGGTGAAGGACAATGTCACCCATTTTCACGGCGAGGCCGCTGCTAAAGATTGCGAGATGCAGAACGTGTCGGCTGAACATCGTTTGCAAGATAAACGTTTTGGTGTGGAAGTTGACAGCGGTGAATCGGCCACTAATCACCAGCCCATCGCGTACGACTATGGAGAGGTAGAGAGTTACAACAACGACAAGG GTCTGGCTCAGGAAAAGGCCGCTATAGAGATCAGGCAGGTTCCAGAGGCAGCTTGCTTTGTCGTGGCCGAGCCGTCTGTGGATTACGAGCTCACAGTAGCCACTACTGCCATTGAGGTCCAGCCACACGGTGCAGAGAAGGGGGAAGGAGAGCTGGAGGGCCTCGATCCAGACCATCACCCCTATCCAGATTCATGGCCGGCTGAAGGAGCGGGGGAGAGCTCAGTCCCACCAGAGGGAGGCGCTCTGAAGGCTGCTGTACCCCTTCAGCAAGCCCTGGAGCTGGGCAGTGGACAGGGGGAGACCGGCCTCCACAGCTGTGTCCAGTGTGGGAGGAGCTTCGGGAAGGAGTGGGTCCTCCGCCGACACATGAGGAAGCACAGCGAAGGGGGTGGAGCGGAGGCGGCGGCCACAGGACACGCCTGCCCCAACTGCGGCCGCACCTTCAAGCAGCGGAAGGGCCTGGTGTCGCACCTGCACAGCCACAGCGGGCAGAAGCCCTACGCCTGTGACGTGTGCCACCTGCACTTCACGCGCCCGGAGTCCGTCAGCAAGCACCGGCGCCTGCACAGCGGCGTGCGGCCGTACGGCTGCCCGCGCTGCCCCCGGCGCTTCTTCAGGTCCGATGGCCTCAAGAGCCACATGCGGACGCACGACGGTGGGGAGCGGGAGCGGGAGCGGCACGGGGTGACAGCAGCGCCAAAGCTCTGCATGTGTACGCACTGCGGGAAAGCCTTCTCCAGTGTGAGCCAGGTCGCCAGTCACGAGCGGACGCACACCGGCGAGCGGCCTTACGAGTGCCAGCAGTGCCACAAGAGGTTTCGGCACGCCGGCGCGCTCAGCGTCCATCGCGTCACCCACCAGCGCGAGCGGCCACACCCATGCCCGCAGTGCCCCAAAACCTTCCGCTGCTCTAAGCATCTCAAGCGCCATCTGGTGACGCATTCGGATGCGCGGCCCTTTTCCTGCGACCAGTGCCCGCTGGCCTTCCGCACTGCTGGCGAGCTGAAAGGCCACAAGGTGCGGCACGGGCTGCAGCGGACGCACGGCTGCCCCGAATGCGGGAAGCACTTCAAGACGGAGTACGAGGTGAAGCTGCACCGCAGGGCGCACAGCGGTGAGAGGCCCTACCGCTGCCCGGACTGCGAGCGCGCCTTCCGACGGCCGCACCACCTGGCGTCGCACCGGCTGACACACACGGGCGAGAGGCCATATGCCTGCGACGTGTGCCAGCGCCGCTTCATCCGCGCCCGTGAGATGCGGAGCCACAGGAGGAGGGTGCACCTCGCCGCCGAGCCCTCAAAATGCGACCGGTGCCAGGCCCACTTTGACAACCTGCCGCTGCTCGAGGCCCACAAACGCTCCGTCCACGGCGCTCTGCTTGAGAGCTCGGACCCACAGCTCGACGGACTCTCCAGGTTCCCCAAGATCCTGCCTCGAAGTGTGGCTCCGGGCTGCGAGCCGGACCCAGGCGTGCGACCGGGGATGGTGTCGACAGACGAGCAGCAGGGGGCGAAGTTCCTGAGTCCCGTTGTCTTTGTGCTGGCCGACCAGGGTGTCTCCTTCCCTGTATTACAGCCCGGCACGGTCTTAACGCCTCTGACAACCGTGTTGAAGCTGCCTCAGGCACCGACGCCGCTGAAGATGCAAATAGAAGTCACCCCAAAAACACAGAGCGGGAAAGTCACCAGAAGGGCGGCGCTGAAGGCTCAGTTCCCGGTCGATCCACCTGTGACGTGCTCCAGCGCTAAACCGCTTGCGTCAGTTCTGCCTGGCGCATCCAAAGCGAAAAGGTCCTCCACTAAAGCACAAGCGTAA
- the LOC140577518 gene encoding uncharacterized protein isoform X2 yields MLHLNMCMDLLLKRTTCEITNLVRSRFARFHGDTSSKEAESRWLSEKLKGLERHSQLPDVDQPVLVDRTEKSLDTDEEGCYLLDFQTRLHSCMNCILKDIAAEITTWVKDNVTHFHGEAAAKDCEMQNVSAEHRLQDKRFGVEVDSGESATNHQPIAYDYGEVESYNNDKGLAQEKAAIEIRQVPEAACFVVAEPSVDYELTVATTAIEVQPHGAEKGEGELEGLDPDHHPYPDSWPAEGAGESSVPPEGGALKAAVPLQQALELGSGQGETGLHSCVQCGRSFGKEWVLRRHMRKHSEGGGAEAAATGHACPNCGRTFKQRKGLVSHLHSHSGQKPYACDVCHLHFTRPESVSKHRRLHSGVRPYGCPRCPRRFFRSDGLKSHMRTHDGGERERERHGVTAAPKLCMCTHCGKAFSSVSQVASHERTHTGERPYECQQCHKRFRHAGALSVHRVTHQRERPHPCPQCPKTFRCSKHLKRHLVTHSDARPFSCDQCPLAFRTAGELKGHKVRHGLQRTHGCPECGKHFKTEYEVKLHRRAHSGERPYRCPDCERAFRRPHHLASHRLTHTGERPYACDVCQRRFIRAREMRSHRRRVHLAAEPSKCDRCQAHFDNLPLLEAHKRSVHGALLESSDPQLDGLSRFPKILPRSVAPGCEPDPGVRPGMVSTDEQQGAKFLSPVVFVLADQGVSFPVLQPGTVLTPLTTVLKLPQAPTPLKMQIEVTPKTQSGKVTRRAALKAQFPVDPPVTCSSAKPLASVLPGASKAKRSSTKAQA; encoded by the exons ATG TTACATCTAAACATGTGCATGGATTTGCTCCTGAAAAGAACGACTTGTGAGATAACCAACCTGGTGAGAAGCAGGTTCGCTCGGTTTCACGGCGATACCTCCAGTAAAGAAGCCGAGAGCAGATGGCTGTCAGAGAAACTTAAAGGTCTGGAAAGACATTCGCAGTTGCCAGATGTggatcagcctgttctagtggACAGAACGGAGAAATCTTTAGACACTGATGAAGAGGGCTGCTATCTGCTGGATTTCCAAACGCGTTTGCACTCTTGCATGAACTGCATCCTGAAAGATATTGCCGCCGAGATTACTACCTGGGTGAAGGACAATGTCACCCATTTTCACGGCGAGGCCGCTGCTAAAGATTGCGAGATGCAGAACGTGTCGGCTGAACATCGTTTGCAAGATAAACGTTTTGGTGTGGAAGTTGACAGCGGTGAATCGGCCACTAATCACCAGCCCATCGCGTACGACTATGGAGAGGTAGAGAGTTACAACAACGACAAGG GTCTGGCTCAGGAAAAGGCCGCTATAGAGATCAGGCAGGTTCCAGAGGCAGCTTGCTTTGTCGTGGCCGAGCCGTCTGTGGATTACGAGCTCACAGTAGCCACTACTGCCATTGAGGTCCAGCCACACGGTGCAGAGAAGGGGGAAGGAGAGCTGGAGGGCCTCGATCCAGACCATCACCCCTATCCAGATTCATGGCCGGCTGAAGGAGCGGGGGAGAGCTCAGTCCCACCAGAGGGAGGCGCTCTGAAGGCTGCTGTACCCCTTCAGCAAGCCCTGGAGCTGGGCAGTGGACAGGGGGAGACCGGCCTCCACAGCTGTGTCCAGTGTGGGAGGAGCTTCGGGAAGGAGTGGGTCCTCCGCCGACACATGAGGAAGCACAGCGAAGGGGGTGGAGCGGAGGCGGCGGCCACAGGACACGCCTGCCCCAACTGCGGCCGCACCTTCAAGCAGCGGAAGGGCCTGGTGTCGCACCTGCACAGCCACAGCGGGCAGAAGCCCTACGCCTGTGACGTGTGCCACCTGCACTTCACGCGCCCGGAGTCCGTCAGCAAGCACCGGCGCCTGCACAGCGGCGTGCGGCCGTACGGCTGCCCGCGCTGCCCCCGGCGCTTCTTCAGGTCCGATGGCCTCAAGAGCCACATGCGGACGCACGACGGTGGGGAGCGGGAGCGGGAGCGGCACGGGGTGACAGCAGCGCCAAAGCTCTGCATGTGTACGCACTGCGGGAAAGCCTTCTCCAGTGTGAGCCAGGTCGCCAGTCACGAGCGGACGCACACCGGCGAGCGGCCTTACGAGTGCCAGCAGTGCCACAAGAGGTTTCGGCACGCCGGCGCGCTCAGCGTCCATCGCGTCACCCACCAGCGCGAGCGGCCACACCCATGCCCGCAGTGCCCCAAAACCTTCCGCTGCTCTAAGCATCTCAAGCGCCATCTGGTGACGCATTCGGATGCGCGGCCCTTTTCCTGCGACCAGTGCCCGCTGGCCTTCCGCACTGCTGGCGAGCTGAAAGGCCACAAGGTGCGGCACGGGCTGCAGCGGACGCACGGCTGCCCCGAATGCGGGAAGCACTTCAAGACGGAGTACGAGGTGAAGCTGCACCGCAGGGCGCACAGCGGTGAGAGGCCCTACCGCTGCCCGGACTGCGAGCGCGCCTTCCGACGGCCGCACCACCTGGCGTCGCACCGGCTGACACACACGGGCGAGAGGCCATATGCCTGCGACGTGTGCCAGCGCCGCTTCATCCGCGCCCGTGAGATGCGGAGCCACAGGAGGAGGGTGCACCTCGCCGCCGAGCCCTCAAAATGCGACCGGTGCCAGGCCCACTTTGACAACCTGCCGCTGCTCGAGGCCCACAAACGCTCCGTCCACGGCGCTCTGCTTGAGAGCTCGGACCCACAGCTCGACGGACTCTCCAGGTTCCCCAAGATCCTGCCTCGAAGTGTGGCTCCGGGCTGCGAGCCGGACCCAGGCGTGCGACCGGGGATGGTGTCGACAGACGAGCAGCAGGGGGCGAAGTTCCTGAGTCCCGTTGTCTTTGTGCTGGCCGACCAGGGTGTCTCCTTCCCTGTATTACAGCCCGGCACGGTCTTAACGCCTCTGACAACCGTGTTGAAGCTGCCTCAGGCACCGACGCCGCTGAAGATGCAAATAGAAGTCACCCCAAAAACACAGAGCGGGAAAGTCACCAGAAGGGCGGCGCTGAAGGCTCAGTTCCCGGTCGATCCACCTGTGACGTGCTCCAGCGCTAAACCGCTTGCGTCAGTTCTGCCTGGCGCATCCAAAGCGAAAAGGTCCTCCACTAAAGCACAAGCGTAA